Within the Paenibacillus pabuli genome, the region CTGCAGATAAAATATTTCGATTAATTGGTGGCATGGGTCGGACTGCTTCTATATTAATACGTCTAATTATCAGTCAATTCGGTTGAAGGCTAGCTTCTCCTCCATTGCCATCAAGTTGGAAGACGAAAAGCCCGCATCGTCAGATGTGGGCTTCTTTCATTTATTCTTCCCCTGTAGCCACCGAATTCTCCTCATAACTAATCCAGTCGCTCCAGCTGTAGATTGGTCTGCAATTGGTTACACAGTAGGCAGCTGTGGGCCCCAAGAGAATATCAATCCATGCACGCCCGAATAGGCACAGGCACGGAAAGTGTATTCTGCTTGGCTCTGGCCAGCTGACTTAACTCCCCGATTTATACGTCATGCTTTCCTTTAACGTATAATCCAATGGATATAGTCTTGTATCATTTCTTTGCTTCGTGTTCGATTTATCTTATCAGGCTCTAAATACAAATTGAGAGCCATTCCATTGATAAAGGCAAACAGTTTTTCTTGTTCCTTCTCTTCATCGGTTGTGCTCAGAAGACCTTCATTTTTCAAGTATATAATGCAATTCTTGATTGCGTTTTGGAGGTCCTCATAATTGGTATCGAACCCTTTTTGCGTTTTTCCATAGGTAACAAATGCAAACCAAACCTCCATTTCCAATAATGTTTGTTCATCAGTCGGGACTAGCTCAAGCAAGTATTCAACAATTCTTTCTTGAGGCGCCAGTTCTCTTGCATTCAGATTTCTTAGCCGAATAAGTACCTTTTCCTTAACTAACTCCATCGCAAACGCTAATAGGCTCTCTTGTTTTGAAAAGTAATGTCTTAAAGCTCCTTGTGATAGTCCGGCTTCCTTCGCAATCGTTCTTGACGTTGCATGATGAATGCCTTTCTCGCTAATGATTTTCCAAGTTGCTTCTGCGATAATATTCTTCATTTTCTCATGGTCCACGATTTTTGGCATATACACAGAATATCATATTATTTAACTCAACTGAAATAAATAGACGATAAAGATGGAATGTGCTAGAGTTTATTTAACTCAACTGAAATAAAAAAGAACGAGGCAAAAGCGGCATGCAACTCAAAGGAGTGCAATTGGAATGAACCAGCAATTCAAAGTAATGCTTCCAGCATGGGGAAAGGCAATCGGCTTATTGTGCATGATAATTATAATTGTTGCTGTATTGTGGTTAGTGTGGACCGGAAACTTGAATATAAGGTACACGGCTGATCGTGAGGGAGTAATTCCAATATGGCATAGTTGGTTGCCGGCATTCCTTGGCATTTTTCTAATCCGTATGATTCCTTATAAAAGTCAAAATCACCCGTCTTTCCAAAAAATGGAGAGACATCACTTGGTCGTACAATCGAGTGTGTTATTGG harbors:
- a CDS encoding TetR/AcrR family transcriptional regulator, which codes for MPKIVDHEKMKNIIAEATWKIISEKGIHHATSRTIAKEAGLSQGALRHYFSKQESLLAFAMELVKEKVLIRLRNLNARELAPQERIVEYLLELVPTDEQTLLEMEVWFAFVTYGKTQKGFDTNYEDLQNAIKNCIIYLKNEGLLSTTDEEKEQEKLFAFINGMALNLYLEPDKINRTRSKEMIQDYIHWIIR